The following coding sequences lie in one Lepeophtheirus salmonis chromosome 11, UVic_Lsal_1.4, whole genome shotgun sequence genomic window:
- the LOC121126198 gene encoding uncharacterized protein, with translation MNKNVKLQIIDANFSTSVQSGVIILWNILDHRTMMSIEKASKVRASFNLFLVQLGPIHHFYTEDDIRNFTSRLNIFKTFHWINNDGKVFVIQLFGGNHPPLIHQDEGQELIKKDFDFKGHHFKTYSLPWSPVLDMECPNDLNKPCKCTGHVIKLLDTIAEELNFTYSCYKPQNKANFNQTIVNKIKTGVADFGLPIFLLTQARFVFMDYVFGVSFFNSAIAYPQDRTYDLRFFNCVFNGSVWIVVMSMVLTAIIYKSTLEFYMNYSETQSHCCLVTSFSLMFVILYAYFGGAITMIASTRDRTKFHRLTDIAKHPEWDFRHMRISSYLFKNRLKISDEQYNCDVTCVPTSLDGLMAAKNGKIVYFGTEVEVRYNIFKSYENKVNFGDFDKIDPKKEDYFFLFPIGSPLQEGFKHINLALYNKGISETILPKRLKTDTFPKMIITNLNDLNMVYMALFGAFAISIGCLMLEKSYVNLYKHKRRFISK, from the exons ATGAACAAGAATGTTAAGCTTCAAATCATTGACGCTAATTTCTCAACGTCTGTGCAGTCCGGAGTCATTATTTTATGGAACATTCTAGATCATCGAACCATGATGAGTATCGAAAAGGCGTCTAAAGTTCGTGCCTCTTTCAACTTGTTCCTTGTTCAGTTGGGTcctattcatcatttttatacaGAGGATGACATAAGGAATTTCACGTCTAGGCTAAACATTTTCAAGACATTTCATTGGATCAATAATGATGGAAAAGTGTTTGTTATACAATTATTTGGAGGAAATCATCCCCCTCTCATTCATCAAGATGAGGGTCAGGAactcatcaaaaaagatttcgaTTTTAAGGGCCATCATTTCAAG ACATATTCCTTACCCTGGAGTCCAGTTCTTGACATGGAATGCCCCAACGACTTGAATAAACCGTGTAAATGTACGGGACATGTAATCAAATTATTGGATACTATTGCTGAGGAATTGAACTTTACATACTCATGTTATAAGCCACAAAATAAAGCAAACTTCAATCAAACGAttgttaacaaaataaaaacggGGGTTGCGGATTTTGGTTtaccaatttttcttttgacaCAGGCTCGATTTGTTTTCATGGACTATGTATTT GGAGTAAGTTTTTTCAATTCAGCCATTGCTTATCCTCAAGATCGAACTTATGACCTAAGATTCTTTAATTGCGTATTTAATGGTAGCGTCTGGATCGTTGTGATGAGTATGGTTCTCACTGCCATCATTTACAAATCGACGTTAGAATTTTATATGAACTATTCCGAGACACAAAGTCATTGTTGCCTAGTCACCTCTTTCTCGCTCATGTTTGTCATTTTATATGCGTACTTTGGTGGAGCAATTACTATGATAGCATCTACAAGGGATCGAACCAAGTTTCATAGAC ttaCTGATATTGCAAAACATCCTGAGTGGGATTTTCGACATATGAGGatatcttcatatttatttaaaaatagattaaaaataagtgaTGAACAATACAATTGTGACGTGACCTGCGTTCCTACATCTTTAGATGGTTTAATGGCggctaaaaatggaaaaattgtgTATTTTGGTACTGAAGTGGAAGTAAG gTACAATATATTCAAAAGCTATGAAAATAAAGTCAACTTTggagattttgataaaattgatccaaaaaaGGAAGactatttcttcttatttcCAATCGGATCTCCCTTGCAAGAGGGGTTCAAACACATCAACCttgctttatataataaagGGATTTCCGAAACAATACTTCCTAAAAGATTAAAGACAGATACGTTCCCAAAAATGATAATCACGAATTTAAACGACTTAAATATGGTTTATATGGCTTTGTTTGGAGCTTTTGCTATATCTATTGGGTGTTTAATGTTGGAAAAAAGTTATGTCAATCTATATAAACACAAAAGAAGGTTTATAAGCAAATAA